Below is a window of Candidatus Binatia bacterium DNA.
TCGGCCGAGCCCAGCAGATCGTCCACCGGCTCCAGCAGGTCTCTTAGGTAAGACCTTTTATCCCGGATGATTCGCTGAGAGTCGGCGATGCTCGCGCCGCGCAGCGCGCTCTCCAGATCTCTCAACCGCTCCGGCCTGGGGCTGACGCAGCCGGCGGCGAGTCTCGTTTCCTCGATCCGGTGGTTTTTTATTCTTGCCGCCGCCGCGACTCCCAAGGTCGGCCGCTGGAAACGATGCACTCTGAGATAGGCGCTGGTCCATTCGGGCGGCAAAGGTGAAACTTGCACATCGGCCAGCAACTCATCCGGCTCCAAGGCCGTGACGTACATTCCAACGAGAAATTCTTCCAGCGTCATTTGCCGCGAGCCTTTGCCGCTCGTGACATTCACTTTGGGTTCGTAAATCAGCAGCGCCGCGCCCGCGTCCGAATGAGGGTCGCTGAAGCAAAGGTTGCCGCCCAGCGTGCCCTGGGCGCGCACGCGGACGTTCGCCACCTGCGACTCGGCGTAAGCGAACGCCGGCAGATAGCGCCGCACCAGCGGGTCGCGCTCCAGACGATGATGTGTGGCGCAGGCGCCGATCTTGAGGACGCTGCCGTTCCAGTCGATGCGGTGTAGATCATCGATGCCTTTGATGTTGATAAGATAGTCGAGATGGACCATGCCGTTACGCATCAGCAGCACCAGCTCGGCGCCGCCGGCGTAGAGCTTGGCGCCGTCTCCGAGACGAGACAACTCGCTGGAAGCTTCGGCCACGGTAGTCGGTCTCAAAAGTTTGAACGCGTTTAGCATTTTTCACTTTTGCCTTTTGACCCTTCGACTAAGCTCAGGGCAGGCCTTTTCCTTTTATAATTTCCCCATCGCCCGCAGGATTTTTTCCGGCGTGATCGGCAGCGAGGTCACGCGCACGCCGACGGCGTCGTAGATCGCGTTGCCGATCGCCGGCGCGACCGTGACGATGGAAGTCTGCGACATCCCCTTCGAGCCGAAGGGGCCGGGGCCGTCCTCGTTTTCGAGCATGTCGGCGTAAAACTCCGGCGGCAGGTCCTCCAGCACCGGGAGGCGATACTGGAATGGATCGCCGTTCATTAGCTGGCCGTCCTGATAGATCACTTCCTCGTAGAGCGCATGGCCGATCCCCATCACCGCCCCACCCTCCACCTGCCCCTTCGCCGATGGATAGTGCAGCGCCCTCCCCGCGTCGGCGACGGCGGCGAATTTGAGAACGCGAAGCTCGCCGGTCTCGCAGTCGATCTCGACCTCGGCCGCGCCGGCGCTCGGCGCCCAATGATCCATGCCGCTAAAGGAGGAGTCCTTCGCCATCGGCGGCGCGCTGTGGGCGCCGACGGCCTTGACCACCGAATTTCCACCGGCGGAGCGGACGATATCGGCAAAAGGAAAACTATTCTCCGCGCGCCATAGGCATCCCTCGGCCACTTTCCACTCTTCCGGCTTTCCTCCCTTGATCAGGCACGCGAGCAGCACCAGCTCGCGCTTCAAATTTTCGCAGGCGTTCTCCACCGCCTTGCCCATCTGCATCGTCGTGCGCTGCGCGCTGACGCCGCCGAACGGAAGATGGACGGCGGTATCCGGCTGGGCGACCTTCACCTCGCTTTGCGGAATGCCGAGGGTTTTGGCGGCGACGACGCCGATGAGATTGTGCGTGCCTTGTCCGATCTCGGGCGCCGTGTGCTGGACCTTGACGACGCCCTTCGCGTCCATCGTCACCAGCGCGTGCGCCCGGCCGCCGCCCTGCGAGCCGTGGCGGAGGCTCAGCGCGAGCCCTCTGCCCCACACGACACGTGTGTGGAGGGGAGGCGCGCTGTTCCGCGAAGCGGAACGGCCATCCCACTGTATGGCTGAGATCGCCTGCTGGATCAGCTCCGGATAGTCCGTATCCATCTTGGGAGTTCCCTTGGCGACAAAGTCGCCGCGCTTGAGAACGTTCTTCTTGCGAAACTCCACCGGCTCCATTTTCATCTGCCGCGCGACGCTGTCGATCGCGCACTCGATGCCGAAGGTCGTCTGGACTTTGCCGGTCGCGCGCGTGTGGCTCGCCGGAACTTTGTTCGTGTAAGCACAGCGCGCGTGAATCCTGAGGTGAGGGATTCGGTAGCAACCCCAGGCGGAGATGACCGCGTTGTGCGTCGTGGTCGCGCCGCCGGTGGTATAAGCGCCGGTATCGACCAGGAGATCGACCCTGAGCGCTGTCAACGCGCCGTCCGACTTGACGCCGATCCTGGCTTTGTAGACCATCGCGTGGCGGGAATTTTGGCGAAAGCTCTCCGCCGCGGAAGGACTCAGCTTGACCGGCCGCTGGATTTTACGCGAAAGAAACAAAGCGGCGACGATTGAATTCGTGATGATTTTTGCGCCGAAGCCGCCGCCGACGTACGGCACTCTGATTCGCACTTTGTCGATGTCGAGTCCGAAGAAGTGCGCGAGCTCTCCGGTATCGCGAAACGGCGAAGTGGTCCCGGCCCACAGATCGATCTCGTCCTGGACGAAGCGCGCGACGCAGCCGCCGATGTTTTCCATCGGATGGTGGAACATCGCGGGCGAGCTGTAGGTCTCCTCGAACACGAGCTCGGCCTCTTTGAAACCTTTCTCGATGTCGCCCCATTCGAGCTTGTCCTCAAGCAGGAGATTGGAGCCGTGTTTTTCGTGCACGAGAGGCGCGCCTGGAGCAAGCGCTTCTTCAGCGCTGCATACCGGCGGTAGCGGCTCGTAGTCTATCTCAATGAGGCCCGCCGCCCGATGGGCCGTGCGCGGATCATCCGCCGCGACCAAGGCGACCAGCTCGCCGTCGAAGCGAACCTTGTCGATGGCGATAAAGTTCTGGTCGGGGCCGATTTTGAGCAGCTCGTGTTTGTGCTCGGGCAAGAGCGGGTTCAAGCCGTCCAGCTTCTCGCGGTGCACAACGCCAAGCACGCCGGGCAGCTTTTCCGCCTTGGAAGAATCGATCGAGCGGATACGCGCGTGCGAGTACGGGCTTAGGAGCGTCGCGCCGTGAGCCAGTCCGGGCAAGTCGGGCAGGTCTTCTACATATTTCGCCTTGCCGACGACCTTCTCCTGCAAATCGGTCCGCGGCTCCGGCTCCCAATTTTGAATTTTGAACCTGCCGTGAGCCCCGTCGAACGGTTTTGAATGTTGAATTGAAGATGCCATGCGAAATTCCTTCGACCCTCTCCCTCACCCTCTCCCACAGGGAGAGGGAAGGGGTGAGGGAAAACCCTCAACTTTTCCTCTTCATCGCCCGCCAAACCTTCTCCGGCGTCAGCGGCACGGATTGCATGCGCACGCCGACGGCGTCTTCCACCGCGTTGCAGACCGCCGGCGCGACGGCAAGAATTCCACCCTCGCCCATCCCCTTCGCGCCGTACGGGCCGGCGCCGCCCCCTTCTTCGAGGATGATCGTATGAAACGCGCGCGGCAGGTCGCTAAAGCGCGGCAGCCGGTAGTCGATAAGGGTTCCGTTCAGGAGCTCTCCGTTTTGATAAACGAGATCTTCGAACAGCACCTGCCCGAGGCCGAAGACGGCGGCTCCTTCGTCCTGTCCTTCGCATTGTTTCGGGTTGATCATCCTGCCCGCGTCGGTGAGCGAAATATAATTCGCGACCTTTACTTCTCCCGTCTCTTCGTCGATCTCGACTGCGGCGGCGCCGAAGCCGATCTCCCAGAAAGGCGACGGATAGCCGAGCGGAACGGCGTCGTTGCGCGGCACCTTAAAATATCCCCGGCCGACAATCTCGCCCTCGGCCTCGCCGAAGCGGCGCCGCATCACGTCCCGCAACGCGAGGCTCTTGCCGCCGCCGGAGAGTTTTCCTTCCCGCAGCGTAACGTTCGCCGCTTCGACGCCGAGCACGGCCGCCGCCGCGCCCAGAAGCTGCTCGCGCGCGTCGCCCGCCGCCCTCTGCATCGCGAGCCCCATCACCGACGTGGCGCTGCTCGCGTTGGTCCCTTTGTCGAACGGCGTGTATTGGGTGTCGAGCTCCGCCGCTTGAACGCTTTCAACGGGCACGGATAATTCCTCTGCCACCAACTGCAAAAATACCGTGCGCATGCCCTGGCCGATCTCCACCGATCCCGTGGACATGACGACGCTGCCATCGATCAAAATCTTTACCATGGCATGCGCCGCCTTGTTGGTCCCGCCTCCGTCTTTCACGCATGCGGCAATTCCCTTCCCTCTCTTGATCGAACCCTCACCTTTAACCCTCTCCCTGCCAGGGAGAGGGAAGGGTGAGGGTTTGTGAATCGCTTCCGCCACCCGACGTAACCCAGACGGAAGATCGCAGTCGATCGGCGTGTCGCCCAAGGCGTACTCGTCGCCGCGACCGAGTAAGTTCTTGTGCCGCAGCTTCACTGGATCGAGGTTCATGCGCCGCGCGATCATGTCGAGATGCGAGTCGTAGGCGTAGGCAACCTGCGGCGCGCCGAAGCCGCGAAAAGCGCCGGCCGGCACCGTGTTGGTGTAAATCGTATAGGCGTCGGTGAGCACGTTGGGAATCGGATACGGCCCATGCGATCGGTAACCGGCCTTTTCGGTGACCGAAGGGCCGGAGTTCGCGTAGGCGCCGCCGTCGAGATAGAGCCGGCATTGCCGCGCGATGAACGTGCCGTCTTTTTTGACGCCGGTCTTGATCGTGACGCGCGCGCGCGGCTGGCACATCGTCCTGAACGTCTCCTCCGCGCTGTTGGCGAGACGCACGGGCCGGCCCGCGATCCGCGACAGCGAAGCGGCGATCGCTTCGTTCTTCACTCCGCTTTTCGCACCGTAGCCGCCGCCGACGTACGGGACGACGACGCGAACGCGGCTCAAAGGCAGGCCGAAAATGCGCGACAGCTCCTGGCGCAGCGGGAACGGACTCTGCGTGGATGACCAGACTATTAAATTATCGCCGTCGAATTTCGCCAGGCTGACGTGCGGCTCCATCGGATAGTGTTGCGCGCTGGGAAAATGAAACGTGTCTTCGTAGACGAAATCGGCGGCGGCGAAGCCTTCATCGACGTTGCCGCGCTGATAGCGAAAGTGGAGGCAGATATTGCTCCCTTCGTGGACGACGTGGCTCGCGCCCCTGCCGTACTCGGGCTGCTTCCGTCCTTCGAGGCGCTCGTGCACGAGCGGCGCGCCTTCGGCCAGCGCTTCGTCCACCGTGAGAACCGCGGGCAACTCCTCGTACTCGACCTCGATCGCCTTCAACGCTTCCACTGGGATGCGTTCGTCCGTCGCGGCCACGGCCGCGACGACGTCGCCGGCGTAACAGACTTTGTCCATTGCGACGACCGGCTGGTCCTTCA
It encodes the following:
- a CDS encoding xanthine dehydrogenase family protein molybdopterin-binding subunit codes for the protein MKSPIGQNVPRADGKDKVTGAAVYTGDMKPSGMLYGKVLRSPLPHAKIRRIDSRKAESIPGVLAVLTRENLQVASPLHGAYVKDQPVVAMDKVCYAGDVVAAVAATDERIPVEALKAIEVEYEELPAVLTVDEALAEGAPLVHERLEGRKQPEYGRGASHVVHEGSNICLHFRYQRGNVDEGFAAADFVYEDTFHFPSAQHYPMEPHVSLAKFDGDNLIVWSSTQSPFPLRQELSRIFGLPLSRVRVVVPYVGGGYGAKSGVKNEAIAASLSRIAGRPVRLANSAEETFRTMCQPRARVTIKTGVKKDGTFIARQCRLYLDGGAYANSGPSVTEKAGYRSHGPYPIPNVLTDAYTIYTNTVPAGAFRGFGAPQVAYAYDSHLDMIARRMNLDPVKLRHKNLLGRGDEYALGDTPIDCDLPSGLRRVAEAIHKPSPFPLPGRERVKGEGSIKRGKGIAACVKDGGGTNKAAHAMVKILIDGSVVMSTGSVEIGQGMRTVFLQLVAEELSVPVESVQAAELDTQYTPFDKGTNASSATSVMGLAMQRAAGDAREQLLGAAAAVLGVEAANVTLREGKLSGGGKSLALRDVMRRRFGEAEGEIVGRGYFKVPRNDAVPLGYPSPFWEIGFGAAAVEIDEETGEVKVANYISLTDAGRMINPKQCEGQDEGAAVFGLGQVLFEDLVYQNGELLNGTLIDYRLPRFSDLPRAFHTIILEEGGGAGPYGAKGMGEGGILAVAPAVCNAVEDAVGVRMQSVPLTPEKVWRAMKRKS
- a CDS encoding xanthine dehydrogenase family protein molybdopterin-binding subunit; this translates as MASSIQHSKPFDGAHGRFKIQNWEPEPRTDLQEKVVGKAKYVEDLPDLPGLAHGATLLSPYSHARIRSIDSSKAEKLPGVLGVVHREKLDGLNPLLPEHKHELLKIGPDQNFIAIDKVRFDGELVALVAADDPRTAHRAAGLIEIDYEPLPPVCSAEEALAPGAPLVHEKHGSNLLLEDKLEWGDIEKGFKEAELVFEETYSSPAMFHHPMENIGGCVARFVQDEIDLWAGTTSPFRDTGELAHFFGLDIDKVRIRVPYVGGGFGAKIITNSIVAALFLSRKIQRPVKLSPSAAESFRQNSRHAMVYKARIGVKSDGALTALRVDLLVDTGAYTTGGATTTHNAVISAWGCYRIPHLRIHARCAYTNKVPASHTRATGKVQTTFGIECAIDSVARQMKMEPVEFRKKNVLKRGDFVAKGTPKMDTDYPELIQQAISAIQWDGRSASRNSAPPLHTRVVWGRGLALSLRHGSQGGGRAHALVTMDAKGVVKVQHTAPEIGQGTHNLIGVVAAKTLGIPQSEVKVAQPDTAVHLPFGGVSAQRTTMQMGKAVENACENLKRELVLLACLIKGGKPEEWKVAEGCLWRAENSFPFADIVRSAGGNSVVKAVGAHSAPPMAKDSSFSGMDHWAPSAGAAEVEIDCETGELRVLKFAAVADAGRALHYPSAKGQVEGGAVMGIGHALYEEVIYQDGQLMNGDPFQYRLPVLEDLPPEFYADMLENEDGPGPFGSKGMSQTSIVTVAPAIGNAIYDAVGVRVTSLPITPEKILRAMGKL
- a CDS encoding FAD binding domain-containing protein, whose protein sequence is MLNAFKLLRPTTVAEASSELSRLGDGAKLYAGGAELVLLMRNGMVHLDYLINIKGIDDLHRIDWNGSVLKIGACATHHRLERDPLVRRYLPAFAYAESQVANVRVRAQGTLGGNLCFSDPHSDAGAALLIYEPKVNVTSGKGSRQMTLEEFLVGMYVTALEPDELLADVQVSPLPPEWTSAYLRVHRFQRPTLGVAAAARIKNHRIEETRLAAGCVSPRPERLRDLESALRGASIADSQRIIRDKRSYLRDLLEPVDDLLGSADYKLYMTQVLLGRALEQAASTKDERSETDCLKPEPSVLRQAQHERSAFRSRPVTLSLSKGDDGGIQDRGAENFQLALTVNGQEWQGEVPVEETLLDFLRTRRQLTGTKRSCESQVCGACTVLVDSLPVSSCSYLAFEAHEKSVTTVEGLAVGERLDPLQQGFVRNLGAQCGYCTPGQLMAAKALLLENPSPSREEIAEWLRGNICRCGCYPGIEASVLEASGQKG